A single Rhopalosiphum padi isolate XX-2018 chromosome 4, ASM2088224v1, whole genome shotgun sequence DNA region contains:
- the LOC132929718 gene encoding chloride intracellular channel Clic isoform X1, whose amino-acid sequence MADEDAPHANGNVHEENGHVPEIELIIKASTIDGRRKGACLFCQEYFMDLYLLAELKTISLKVTTVDMQKPPPDFRSNFDANPPPILIDNGMAVLENEKIERHIMKNVPGGYNLFVQDKEVATLIENLYSKLKLMLLKKDDVSINSLLSHLRKINLHLEKKNTRFLTGDTMCCFDCELMPRLQHIRVAGKYFMDFQMPTDQRYLWRYMLHMYQLDAFTQSCPADQDIVNHYKQQQNLMLQNVKMKKHEELETPTFTTSIPVELDLQQDE is encoded by the exons ATGGCCGACGAAGACGCGCCTCACGCCAATGGCAACGTGCACGAAGAGAATGGACATGTGCCGGAAATTGAGCTCATCATTAAG gcTTCAACAATTGACGGTCGACGAAAAGGAGCATGTTTATTTTGTCAAGAATATTTCATGGATCTATATCTACTTGCCGAGTTAAAAACCATCAGTCTTAAAGTCACTACAGTAGATATGCAAAAACCTCCACCTGATTTcag gagTAACTTTGATGCAAATCCTCCACCGATTCTAATAGACAATGGAATGGCTGTTTTGGAAAATGAAAAAATCGAAAGGCATATCATGAAGAATGTGCCGGGTGGATATAATCTATTTGTGCAGGATAAAGAAGTGGCCACGCTGATTGAAAACTTATACAGT AAGCTGAAGCTGATGCTATTAAAAAAAGACGACGTAAGCATAAATAGTCTGTTGTCTCACTTGcgtaaaataaatttgcatttAGAGAAAAAGAACACACGGTTTTTGACCGGCGACACAATGTGCTGTTTCGACTGCGAGTTGATGCCTCGTCTACAACACATCAGAGTAGCTG GTAAATACTTTATGGACTTCCAAATGCCGACCGATCAGAGGTACTTGTGGCGTTATATGTTGCACATGTACCAGCTAGACGCGTTCACCCAAAGCTGTCCGGCCGACCAAGACATCGTCAACCATTACAAACAACAGCAG AATCTCATGTTACAGAACGTCAAGATGAAGAAGCACGAGGAACTAGAGACGCCAACGTTCACTACGTCCATACCGGTGGAGCTTGACTTGCAGCAAGACGAATAA
- the LOC132929718 gene encoding chloride intracellular channel Clic isoform X2, whose translation MADEDAPHANGNVHEENGHVPEIELIIKASTIDGRRKGACLFCQEYFMDLYLLAELKTISLKVTTVDMQKPPPDFRSNFDANPPPILIDNGMAVLENEKIERHIMKNVPGGYNLFVQDKEVATLIENLYSKLKLMLLKKDDVSINSLLSHLRKINLHLEKKNTRFLTGDTMCCFDCELMPRLQHIRVAGKYFMDFQMPTDQRYLWRYMLHMYQLDAFTQSCPADQDIVNHYKQQQNVKMKKHEELETPTFTTSIPVELDLQQDE comes from the exons ATGGCCGACGAAGACGCGCCTCACGCCAATGGCAACGTGCACGAAGAGAATGGACATGTGCCGGAAATTGAGCTCATCATTAAG gcTTCAACAATTGACGGTCGACGAAAAGGAGCATGTTTATTTTGTCAAGAATATTTCATGGATCTATATCTACTTGCCGAGTTAAAAACCATCAGTCTTAAAGTCACTACAGTAGATATGCAAAAACCTCCACCTGATTTcag gagTAACTTTGATGCAAATCCTCCACCGATTCTAATAGACAATGGAATGGCTGTTTTGGAAAATGAAAAAATCGAAAGGCATATCATGAAGAATGTGCCGGGTGGATATAATCTATTTGTGCAGGATAAAGAAGTGGCCACGCTGATTGAAAACTTATACAGT AAGCTGAAGCTGATGCTATTAAAAAAAGACGACGTAAGCATAAATAGTCTGTTGTCTCACTTGcgtaaaataaatttgcatttAGAGAAAAAGAACACACGGTTTTTGACCGGCGACACAATGTGCTGTTTCGACTGCGAGTTGATGCCTCGTCTACAACACATCAGAGTAGCTG GTAAATACTTTATGGACTTCCAAATGCCGACCGATCAGAGGTACTTGTGGCGTTATATGTTGCACATGTACCAGCTAGACGCGTTCACCCAAAGCTGTCCGGCCGACCAAGACATCGTCAACCATTACAAACAACAGCAG AACGTCAAGATGAAGAAGCACGAGGAACTAGAGACGCCAACGTTCACTACGTCCATACCGGTGGAGCTTGACTTGCAGCAAGACGAATAA